GTGATGTCGACTTTGTGGTCAAAAAGCAAGAGCCCAGCATTTTCAATTAGGTAGATAGACTCAAGTTTGAGATTTGAGTCTAAAGTAGGTTCTGGTTCTCTCTCTAACTCTAAAAATAGAGCCATCTATGTAATGTAGCATTTaagcaaagagagaaaagatatAGCATTTGTATTCTCATGCCATGTCTCCTGTAATcactaaaattttcaaagcatatgagtttattttctaatcagccaataaaaaggaaaagaacagcACATCCCCTTGGACATATATAACAAGCCAGGCATTCATCATCCATGGCCATCCaaatattacaatatcaatttaAGTATTTCTAGCCTGTTGCAGGGTCCCACAAATGCACTTCACTGGATATACAAGTCCAATAGATCGTACCAACATGTGAAGATTCAATGAAGAAACATAGCAACATGTTACAGGGGCGTTACACTTACCATTTAACCCAGCAGTAACAAGAATATGTGGATAGTTTTGAGCCCTCACCTGTATAAGACAAGGTCagtaaagaaaatcaaattagtgtcagCTTATTAATGTTTCAAAATGATGTCCACTGAACATCAAAGAAATAAGATGACAGCAAAGATGGACATGAGCAAACGAGTAACCAAATGTTTGCAGATGATACATACATTGTCTACTGGAGAATATGACTTCATGTAGTGGTAGTACTCTTCTGTTCGAGGGTCACCCCATTCCTGCAGCAATAAGTACATTAACAAATAACGAGAGCTTGACTGAACTATAGAGGACACAGCCATCTCCAAATTAACAAAAAGTAGAGCCTTGAAGCCCACTAAAGTCACCAAATCACTTACAGTTAAaaacattccatatgcttcagAATTCAAGATAAGGCTCACCATGTATGTGTGTGATAGTCGATAGGACAAAAGGGTTATTGGTGATATTGCAAGAGAAGTTGCAAAAATTTCCTTTCAACGAATACATcctaggatgaatgcctcacTGTCACCTTTACATACCAGGCATTTCCAAAAAGAATTCTCATTGCGGAATCCcataaattgattgaattttcttccACTAAGTAGATGAATTCAAACACAGAGAAATGAAATTTCATCATTTATTAGAAAGCCATATATGAGGTGAAATCAAACTTATGCTACAAAACCAGATGTGTCATTCGTAACTCCTAGACTATTAGGCCACATGACACTCTCCTGCCAGTTTATCAGTTTATCCAATCAataacaaatattaaaattccaCATGGAGAAAATGACCATTGCTTTTGTACCACTATTTTAAGTCTCAATGCTATGATAATGTAAATATCACCGTAGGGTGCCAAGAGGGTGCAATAGCGCTCAAAACTGAACTGTTCTAAATACTTCAACATATATCAAGAATTTTAAGGAGGTAAGACTCACCTCCCACTCTGATGTTGTGAGAGGTATAGTCGGATCAAGCATGGTAGTCAGAACATCCACGAAAGGTACTCCAGCAACTGCTGCCATGAACAAATCTGGTCTCATGTTCAGAACAGCGCCCATTAAGAGCCCCCCCGGCGCTTCTCCCATTAATGCACAGCTTTTCCTTTGTACAGTACCCTTTTTCTATCAAATACTCAGCACAAGCAATAAAATCCGTGAAagtgtttttcttcttcaacaattttccaTTGTCATACCATGGCCTCCCCATTTCTCCACCCCCTCGAATGTGGGCAATCACATAAATGAATCCCCGATCCAACAATGAGAGCCTTGATCCCTTGAAACTCGGATCAATGCAAATCTAACCAGACCACAAAACAATGAGAGCGGTGAGCGAGTTTGAATAAATTCAGGGAACATAGGGAGATCGGACAGCATAAATTAGAGACTGTTCTGTGATTTGCATGTCCAAGCTTTTCCaaggaagtaaaagaaaaagcatataGCAACAGAACAAGAAACTTCTGCATCCTCATGCACATCAGCAAATGCCAAGGAGATGTCCATACAAGcgttttaattaaaataatgtttgataaaagaaaattgcgatggtgaaaaaaaaaatagaaactatCACATTGCTACATTTTTAACTTTAAGctacaaagaaaattgcatTTGGCAAGAACACATATAACTGCTCTGATCCTCCACTAATGAAATTTGACCAGGGCCAGACTAACCACTCGCAGGTAATACAAGCTTTGAAAATCTCACGTACCAAATTGAGAAGCTAGGTTGAATAAGAACCAGCACGTAACAAATTGCAAATGAGAGGGATTGGATGCAGCAACAGACCCCAAAACATAAACCGAAAACTTTTTAAAGGCATGGAATAAAGGAACAATCACACTTTGTTAAGACTTGAGAAACTAAAGCACCGATTGTCttttaccaaagaaaaaaaaaagaaaaaaaagagcacCGATTGTCAATTGAAATAACCCGATGTTGTGTCATTGTTTACAAACGATAAACAGACTGATGCTTCAAGTCTTCTGTATCAAATCTGAAGCCGACGAGTCTCTTCATTTAACATCCAAACTTATAGAAAAAGCCAATATGGTTTCTCCCTGTCATCCTGATATAAACATCCAAATATCACAGGCAAACAACCGCGATACATTTGTTTCATCTTACCTCATATGAACCATATCCATAAAGCAACAAGGGATCAGATGCATCGAGTTTCACCATATTCTTCCGGTAGACTATTGACATGGGAATCTGAGTTCCATCAGGAGCTGTGGCCCATTTTCTTTCGATAACATAATTTGACTCATCAAAACCTCCTAATACCTGagtaaaacagaggaaaaattcTTCATATGTCATAAGCCATGAAAAATTAGACAGCTATACATTTGCAACACCACCACTCCCTTAAAAAACACTAATAAAATACACAAACTGAAAAAATCCAATtcaaaaggaacaaaataatGGTGAAGGTTGAGGTTTCAGGATGAAAAAACAAATGTCTTAGAGAGATGTCTTGTGAGATACAATGTCATTCAGTATTCATGAGACAGATTTAGGCTGAAGTTGAACCTATACAGATTAAAATAGCTCTGGTTATTCACATGACATAGCCTTTTCCTGGCATCTTTAGAAGGTAGTGGTCATATAATATTCATGAAGCATGAAAGCCTTTCAACTGTTTCTCGTCAAGATACTCCAAGACATGGATTTGTCTGTGATTGACTGACAAGCTAGAGATAATTTAAGGCCAATCCTCTTGATGACTAAATGCATTAAGAGCCAATGTGATTGTTGACTATACAATGGGGACAATAGGACAGTACACTTCCATTATGTTTCCACAGGACAATACACTTGcaatcaattttgaaataaagacTAACAGGAGGTATAGAGAACAAGTTCCTCAATGAGTAAAAAACTTGTCCATATTTGGACATTAGTCTAAAGATTTATATTGTGACCAGAAATATCTTGCGAAGGCGGAATTAATAGCAGCCGACCTTGCAAATGAATCATAAATACAAAATATAAGAGACAAAGACTCAAGATACAGAATAAAGTTTATCATCCTCATTATGAACTCCAGCttccaaaaaatgaatcatcgagattgagagagacagagagacagagagagaagggccAGTATTTGCAAATGGCTACCCCACAGTACTTActgtttcaattttcttcacaaCAGATATGCCAGTGTCCATATCATGATCATAAGCAGAAGGAGGTGTTCTCATGGAGCTATAAGTGAACCTTAATATATTTGATGAAAACTGCGACTCTGATCGATCCACTGAAAAAACTGgatcaacaaaatcaatagaACGACCGCCTTGAAGCTGTGTCAGCGGTTCCCCAAGAGCTGGAAGGCGATACACAGTAACTTTTTGCGAACCATTTTCACGTTCAAAGAGAACCAGATGATCAGCAAAAAGCTGCATGTCCGTGATTTTTACACTGGAAGGTTAGAAGATCAGTAAGCTATATatacccaaaaagaagaaaaaaaattgacacaatGGAGGGACGTATTCATTCACCAACTCAACAAATTTGTATCCATACACAATAGGAAACCTCCATGAGTGTCCATGCAAGGCACAATCTATGCTCTCACATGTGTCTGTACATGTGTGCATGCCTATGTGCATATATGTATATTCACACATGAAGGGTgagagagaaaatcaagaggaggTTGTCAAAGCAATGCACCATAAAATTAATCAGCTGATGCTCAAAGCTTCCACTAATGTCCATCGAAAGATATATGCTTTTAACAAAAAGCAAACAACAATAGCAAATAAACAGCCCCTTAGGCGCTTACTCCATTCCTCACTTCTCTCTTTAACATTTTGTGAGTTGGACAGGAGAAACTGAACCACTTTATGATCAAATATATCTGAGTTACCACTTATTCAACGTTATATTTTACCATGAGCAGTAATATATAAAGCAAGGAAGGATTTAAGGAGGGGGATGACAGGAGCCACAGTCCAGCCAGGACATCAGTCCATCTCCTTATTCTCTAGAGCTTTACAGTGACATGCACAATATGGAAAAGCATTAGCTCCCCAGTCATTCTGCTACACTAGCATTAGCAATGGCTATTCAccttagataataaataaagacAGGTAAAAACATCTTTCCCCCAAATAATCGGAGATATGAAATATTATAGTCCTAATTGTAGCCATCAAAATCCCATCTTCCTTTGTCTTTTGGTAACATGATCTTCCTTCTTCTATTATCATGATTATCAGACTCACTCCTTCTTCAATTTAATGGTACAAACACCCAGTGTGGACAAAGACATTGCATTTCAATCCACCACAACAGGCTCAGCTATAAAGTGATAGCGCAAACGTGAAGTTATAGGCAGGTAAACCAATACAAGGGTCAATTATTAAGACATATTACCTTTCCCTGTGAGGGATAAGAACGGTGGTGTTCGACACATCATCCAGTGGGCAAGCCAAAAGTTCCGAATTGTAAAACAAGTCACTTCTCCTccgaagaaaaaaattatttccccgATGGCTGACGCGCGTTTCCTCTCCATATATGCGAGGAGTCAGAACCTGAAGACCATCTTCTGGCTTTGAAACGTTAAAATAGAAAGTAGATGTTGTGTTTTTGCTCTCAGATGCAACAAACAAGAACTTCTTGCTCTCAGAAACTTcaagatcaagagaaaagatATCATCCTTCTCATGATAAAGGCAAATGTCATCTGATTGTTCGGTCCCCAACCTATGCAACCACACCTAAAAGTGAAACGAAGTGTTATCACAAAATGTCATGCCATTGCCAATACTACAAAAATTAATAGGTCAGAATCTGAGAACAACTATACATCACAAGTGTACAAGTGTACAACAACACTTCATGACTGTTATCCATATTGCATGACTTTAAGTCTTCCTGCCAGGGGATGTTTGGCATATTACTGTCGTGCTGCTCCCAGTTCACCATTCTGTGCCCTTTATGTGTGTACACATTAAATTCGATTCAACACATAACTCTTAGAAATTTGCAACAAGGGATTTTAAGCTACATTAACTAATCAACAGTAGAAGATTAGACAAATGCAGCTTGAATGTGATGTACTGACAGTGATGCAATGTATTACACAATGATTGCAAAACTCAATGGTTGTACcaggttgagaaatgaaatcgAGAGTACtttaatagagagagagagagagagagagagtagtgaTGCAATTAAATTGACAACAACCTGCCTATATCATAAGGTCATTCTGGCATGGAAACATTTGAGTGCTGGAAAATAAAACTCTGATCAGAGGAAATAGGCTTATGGTTTTACCCTTTTAGATTTATGGCTACAAATTTCAGTGCTGAGAATACTAAATATCAGAGCAGGGCCAGATCTCAACTATATGAATGAGGACATTAATGAGATCCCGCATCCATTTcatttcaaccgcaacacctaTAATGGCAGCACATTACcgatatttcatttatttgttttgaagttcaagcgaaacttgatttattagaAAACCTAAAGGTTCCCTGTGTATCCAGAAAATCCTAATATCAAGTAAAGTCTTTTGGATCCTATAAATTGAGCAAAATGCCTCAGGTCAAATCAGAGtagataaatgaaaatttatcaGTATGCCGTGATAACAACACTGAGAAGTATGCCTTAATATCGGTAATGAATTTGGTGGAAAAGGAGCAAACAAAGAGAACTTTCAATAGCAAGAGATCCTATACTACATAAAACATACCTTGTCCGGGCGAAGGATCTCATCCATTGTGATGTAAACTAATGCATCATCACCAGCCCATTCCAGGTAAGATGTCACATTTGCTAAAGGTTTTCCTACTGTAGCTCCTGTCTCAGCATTGATTACATAAACGGTATGTATCTCGTCACCCTTAGTGTCCTCTGCATATGCCACCAACTTATTACTTGGATTAACCTATAGCATCAAAGAACTAGCACAATGAAGTTACGAAAATGAAAAGCCGAGGCAAGAAAATAGTTCATGATGGAACCAAATGTGggtggaaaagaagaaaagcaaggaCACTCTTGCCTGAAAAGCAGCGACATGATagaatgaatgattttgagCCTTGATATTCTCATCCAAGATAACCTGCTCAGGAGGAGCCTCAGGACCAGTTGGCATCTTATCATAAACAGAAGGAGGGGCCTCGCTATCCGGAATTAACCGCCTACAGTGCTGGATGTACTCCTTTCCCTCTAGATATCTATTGTAATAGTAGTAAGGCCCTCTGCGTGTGGGTGCAGATATGTCATCTTCCTTAATACGTCCTCTTATCTCAGCAAAAAGATTGTCTTCAAGTTGTTTGGTCCCTGTGTCATTTATCAGAGATAGTAAGCTCATCACATATTTCTTTTCTGATTAAGTTGTCACTTTTGATTGGAGTAGAGTATATCAGCACTCAGTACAAAAGATTAGACTGTGGAGCATGCTTTCGGAAAGAAATAGAATGACTGGGATATTAGAAGCCTATTGTCCTTACCACCCATGTAAATCTTCAGATAAAGACTCCAGACTCTAGCTTCCTGACTATTTATTCGAGAcagaaagaagagaattttgCCACTTAGCCAAACAATTCTGCTCAGGCACTTGGTACCTCTTAAAATTGCCCATGCCTATAACCATATTCTCAAGTCTTGAGCCAAACTTCCATAATCTCATCCAAAGTGGCTTTTTTCTCTCCGTTTGAATCATTCCTTGACACATAAATTCACGCTAAATTCAAATCTCGAACCTACATATTCCCACACCTAAACCACATTTTCAATACCAGAGAAACACAGAAATGAACATcaggcaaagaaaaaaaaacacgctCGCCTCACAAACCATTAAGTACATCAAATCAAGTTCTCACTAGCAAGTGACCAAAACCCCATGTCCAGCCCGACTCCCTCAATCGACAGACTCGAACCTTTCACACGAACGGGGACTGCAGCCTTAGCGTGACATTTACACGGACAATCAGCACCGCGAAAAAAGCCGACTCACCGGCCATCACTGAATCGGTGTAGGCGTTCTCCCGTTGGAGGTGGGAGAGGACGTCGGGATCGGCGCGGGAGTCGTCGCGGAGCCAGTAGTAGTTGTCGATCCTCACGTCGCCGAACATCTCCATCCGGTGCTCCACCTTCTTCGCCGCCGGGGGAGCGACCGGATCCGAGCAGTTGCCGGCGGCGGCGCTCATCCTCGCCGTGGAGCCCGACGACGTCGACGACAAGGCGGTGCGAGAGCAGCGGGGGACGGCGAGGGGCGGCGTCGTCGGCGGTCTCGTCCGGTTTAAATAGAAGAGAACGCCCGGTAAATAGAGGACGGCGCTCGCGCCTGCGCCCCGCAAATTTCTTGCCAtgatttgactttttctttccttttttatccaTCTTATCCAacatattttggaatttattgaattttaggattttctattttaaatatatactttttagggcaaaaaatattttaggtaGTGTATTAATGAAAACCTTCCTAGTTACATCTACTACACCTATTCTTTTGggctaatatcatgaaaaattccaaactagtattttttataattttaacctttgtaaaattgaattaatataaaataaaataaaaactaaaaaatactCATGTGACAAATGGAAactaaaatctcaaattgataaatCCATGTCATCAAACTTaaaaatataatgataaaatttaacggaaatcaACGTAGGTTAATTTGCcacaagtatattagtttgaatagtttaaggtaaatttgttattaagcatattaatttgaaatttttcgtgatattaactctttttttcaAGCATGGTTATCTTCAAAAAAGGTCAAAAATATAGTAAAAGTGTTCATAATAAatagattatattaaatattacCTATTATAAGTATCAGGAGAATGAACTCGCGAGAATATGACATCATCGTATACTTTTCCGCCTACaaatgaagaggaaaaaattgaaataaattatcaaattgtGCGTACTCCATGCATATTTCCCATTCACACATGCATAATGACGCCAATTCTCTTCACACACATGCATATTTGATCGGAATAATTACATAAGCAACTCTAAACTTTAAccaaatatgtaatgtgatatctaagtttttttttattttattcaatgtgatatTTGGACTTTTTGTAAATATCTaatttaatccctaaactatatgaaaataccAAATATTATCCTTCCATTCAtttaaattgagagagaatagagagaatACTAAATACTTTCATATAATCAAGGCattgaacatgtacaaaaaaattcattaaccacattgaataaattaaaaacttacagATCGTATTGTATATTAAGTTAAAGTTTATGaaacatattaaacaaattaaaagtttagggattatattgcatatctagccaaagttcaaaaattatttgtgtaATTTTAGTAACAATCATATTTCGCTTATTTCACGAAAAGTTAATGATTTAAAAACTACTTTTCAAAAATGGTCACTTCTATATATGATAATTGCCTTACagtttcctctctctttttctcctcttgttCTTGTCAATTATTACTCTTTACTCTAATAATTGGAGATGGAACAGTTATGAACCATCTTACAAACAATGATGGAAAGGTAATGATCATCACAAACcttaattgaaagatataatGCATAACTTATCGAAGCtcgaaagataaaataaaaaactatttgTGATTTCCTATATGTAGcttaaaattttttttgacGAATTGCTCATCAATAAGAaacagacaaaaaaaagaaaaaagaaaaagtaactGTTCTCCCCAATATGGATTGATCTGGAAGTACCTGCCTCGTCTATTTTGGCTGAAATTACAGAAGCAATTAGACCATAATTAGCCAACTGCAAAATTAAATCACCGACTCGCTATCACTGAAAgttcttttaccaaaaagaatTGATAGTTTTGGTTTAAATCAATCAATCTTAGGACCACGATAATAATGTTAATAACGAGAATGACAACATTAAAACAGAAAGCTTCGACATAAAGGTCATCGATAAAATGATATAATAGACGTTATCAAGAAATAAAGCTGATGAACTATATAGTCAATTGCTGACCCAAAAATCCACGTCCTTACATgtagaaataaattatatatggGAACGAGCCCACCCTATAATTTACTTTTATAAATAATCGAGAGGCGGATTGGGACTTTGATATAAAATCAAAAAGCGCACATTCAATCTTtagatttctttcattttttccgtcaaaattcaattttgagatTATGTCTAAATGGATTAGATAAGATTTAAAGAGGTAGGAACAATTTCTACGTAGAAGAGTTAAAATGCGCCGGTGAAATAAAATGTAACTTACGTGAGTGCCTATTTATGTAAGAACatgcaaaaaaattcaaatattttgaaatttgatgaaCTTAAGGTTTaaagtttagaatttgatttctctttggTGAAATTCTTTTGGGAAGATTAATTATACagttaattctaatatttccaCCAGATTTAATTTTAGCTAAATCGCACATCTCTTTCAAAGCTACGACTTCAATAGAAATGTGAATAATACAGAATCGATGCTCCATAGGATCATATAATATGTTAATTTCTCATTCGGTGTCACACTTAAAAAGAGTAGCAATCATGTCTAATTTGTTGGGAAAAGATGCAAATTTACCCGTAAGAGAATTAGAAATCCTTCGACTTCGATAAAAGACGTTCTATCGTCCATAACTcttcaaatctttgaattataTTTCTCTAAATATAAGCAAAAGTTTTGCTCGTTTCTATTTTATGCGCAAATAAAgtggtttcctttttttttcttaatagtaataataacaaaagaactagaaataaataatttcatagAAAAATCTACACCAATTTACCATACCTTAATCCATGCAAAAGGTTTACGCTAACAGAGTATTGCATCCCGTTTTCATTATCTTCCTTACCTGCTCTAGTAATGCATATTCCTTGAACTCATTCAAATACAATTCGAGAAAATCATGCAACTCTGTGCGGAGACAATTTGTATGAAAACAAACAATGTATTATGATACTTAATTATGCAAAACCTACAGTTACTCTTTGAAGAGTACTTGAGCAGTTACTGCAAAGCTATCTATAGAGTAAACGCTGATTAATGACCTATGTTATCGATGGTGAAATCTACCAAGAGTGCTTTGCACCCAGATTTCTTTCTTAGCTGCTCTAGCAATGCATATTCCTCGAACTCATTGAAACACAACACAATGAAACCAGGCAGCtctttttaactatttttgGAGAGAAATTGACGATGTTGCAAGACTTAAATTATGCAATCAAAGATAGGTAAGCCTATGTTACATCATGCAACGAATGTTCGAAGAGTGCTGGAGCGATTAAACACATAACCTTGTGATTATGACCTATGTCATCACACGACATATGAACAAGCATAAGTTCCTTTGAATAGTGACATCCATTATTGAAGAGGACATAGCGACTAGGCGTTATCGG
This Eucalyptus grandis isolate ANBG69807.140 chromosome 7, ASM1654582v1, whole genome shotgun sequence DNA region includes the following protein-coding sequences:
- the LOC104454033 gene encoding LOW QUALITY PROTEIN: protease 2 (The sequence of the model RefSeq protein was modified relative to this genomic sequence to represent the inferred CDS: deleted 1 base in 1 codon) translates to MARNLRGAGASAVLYLPGVLFYLNRTRPPTTPPLAVPRCSRTALSSTSSGSTARMSAAAGNCSDPVAPPAAKKVEHRMEMFGDVRIDNYYWLRDDSRADPDVLSHLQRENAYTDSVMAGTKQLEDNLFAEIRGRIKEDDISAPTRRGPYYYYNRYLEGKEYIQHCRRLIPDSEAPPSVYDKMPTGPEAPPEQVILDENIKAQNHSFYHVAAFQVNPSNKLVAYAEDTKGDEIHTVYVINAETGATVGKPLANVTSYLEWAGDDALVYITMDEILRPDKVWLHRLGTEQSDDICLYHEKDDIFSLDLEVSESKKFLFVASESKNTTSTFYFNVSKPEDGLQVLTPRIYGEETRVSHRGNNFFLRRRSDLFYNSELLACPLDDVSNTTVLIPHRESVKITDMQLFADHLVLFERENGSQKVTVYRLPALGEPLTQLQGGRSIDFVDPVFSVDRSESQFSSNILRFTYSSMRTPPSAYDHDMDTGISVVKKIETVLGGFDESNYVIERKWATAPDGTQIPMSIVYRKNMVKLDASDPLLLYGYGSYEICIDPSFKGSRLSLLDRGFIYVIAHIRGGGEMGRPWYDNGKLLKKKNTFTDFIACAEYLIEKGYCTKEKLCINGRSAGGLLMGAVLNMRPDLFMAAVAGVPFVDVLTTMLDPTIPLTTSEWEEWGDPRTEEYYHYMKSYSPVDNVRAQNYPHILVTAGLNDPRVLYSEPAKFVAKLRDLKTDDNMLLFKCEMGAGHFSKSGRFEKLQEDAFTYAFLLKALNMIPTQGSAKF